Proteins co-encoded in one Bacillus paramycoides genomic window:
- a CDS encoding ATP-grasp domain-containing protein yields the protein MNTKKTVLITGARAPATLHLCRLFHNTGHTVIIADSIPYPLSKVSKSTDYFYEIPSPKWKTNESIRALLSIIQRHNVDLLIPTCEEVFYISKYREELNAFCHVLVDDFQKLSLLHNKWEFIQFVANLGWQVPATYRINNEAGISSMMHKTPAHTPFVRKPIFSRFSDKVEFITKEDALKESMIDKSNYIMQEFIRGTQHCSYSIVQSGEVLAHSTYKTEFTAGLGATIAFQHMDHPKIDQFVTHIVKELNFSGQIAFDFIVTEDGEAIPIECNPRTTSGLHLFDEEILPAFFHEKVNNTLIPRPNSECAIRLAMLLYGFPNLKSKQKRKRWLKVLCSYPDIVYRHNDWKPFFYQFFSMYKLWRESYKQERTILEQTTYDISWDGEDL from the coding sequence TTGAATACTAAGAAAACAGTATTAATTACAGGGGCACGTGCACCAGCAACTTTGCATTTATGCAGACTGTTTCATAACACCGGACATACCGTTATTATTGCAGATAGTATTCCGTATCCATTAAGTAAAGTTTCAAAGAGTACGGATTACTTTTATGAAATTCCTTCTCCAAAGTGGAAAACAAATGAAAGTATCCGTGCGCTACTATCCATTATTCAACGACACAATGTGGATTTGCTTATTCCTACTTGTGAAGAAGTGTTTTACATATCTAAATATAGAGAAGAGTTAAATGCATTTTGTCATGTATTAGTAGATGATTTTCAAAAACTTTCATTACTGCATAATAAGTGGGAATTTATTCAGTTCGTAGCGAATTTAGGGTGGCAAGTACCTGCAACATATAGAATAAATAATGAAGCAGGGATAAGTTCAATGATGCACAAAACACCAGCTCATACTCCTTTTGTAAGAAAGCCGATTTTCTCTCGTTTTTCTGATAAAGTGGAATTTATTACAAAAGAGGATGCTCTAAAAGAAAGCATGATAGATAAGTCGAATTATATTATGCAAGAGTTTATACGAGGGACGCAGCATTGTTCCTATAGTATTGTACAATCTGGGGAAGTGTTAGCTCACTCTACGTATAAAACGGAATTTACGGCAGGCTTAGGCGCTACCATTGCTTTTCAGCATATGGATCATCCTAAAATTGATCAGTTTGTTACACATATTGTAAAAGAGCTAAATTTCTCAGGACAAATTGCTTTTGATTTTATCGTTACAGAGGATGGAGAAGCGATTCCTATTGAATGTAATCCACGTACTACAAGTGGATTACATTTATTCGATGAGGAAATATTGCCGGCCTTCTTTCATGAAAAGGTAAATAATACACTCATTCCAAGACCGAACTCTGAGTGTGCAATTCGGTTAGCGATGCTTCTATATGGATTTCCGAATTTAAAAAGTAAACAAAAACGTAAGCGATGGTTAAAAGTTCTATGCTCTTATCCAGATATCGTTTATCGTCACAATGATTGGAAACCATTTTTTTATCAGTTTTTTAGCATGTATAAATTGTGGCGTGAAAGTTATAAACAGGAACGGACTATTTTAGAGCAAACAACATATGACATATCGTGGGATGGTGAAGATTTATGA
- a CDS encoding beta-ketoacyl-ACP synthase III has protein sequence MKRYISIKGIGTYLPKRKVESFEIDRMLQVPEGWTLKKAGVKTRYFVDGETSSYMGAEAAKKAVEDAKLTWDDIDCIICGSGTIQQAIPSTASLIQEQLGLQHSGIPCFDINSTCLSFITALDTISYAIECGRYKNVVIISSEISSVGLNWGQNESSILFGDGAAAVVITKGNHTSSIIASHMETYSSGAHLSEIRGGGTMIHPREYSEERKEDFLFDMNGRAIFKLSSKYLLKFIDKLLMDTGYSLADIDLIVPHQASGPAMRLIRKKLGVEEERFMTIFEDYGNMISASIPVALFEAIKQKKVQRGNKILLLGTSAGLSIGGILLEY, from the coding sequence ATGAAAAGATATATTAGTATAAAAGGAATTGGTACATATCTTCCGAAAAGAAAGGTAGAATCTTTTGAAATAGATCGTATGCTACAAGTGCCAGAAGGCTGGACATTAAAAAAAGCTGGGGTAAAAACAAGATATTTTGTTGATGGGGAAACGTCTTCTTATATGGGGGCGGAAGCTGCAAAAAAAGCTGTAGAAGATGCTAAGTTAACTTGGGATGATATCGATTGTATTATTTGCGGAAGCGGAACGATTCAACAGGCGATTCCTTCTACAGCATCACTTATTCAAGAACAGCTCGGGCTACAGCATTCTGGTATTCCATGTTTTGATATTAACTCAACATGTTTAAGTTTCATAACAGCACTTGATACAATTTCGTACGCAATTGAATGCGGGAGATACAAAAATGTTGTTATTATTTCTTCTGAAATTTCTTCTGTCGGATTAAATTGGGGCCAAAATGAAAGCAGCATTTTATTTGGTGACGGTGCGGCAGCTGTTGTCATAACAAAAGGCAATCATACATCTTCTATTATTGCTTCCCATATGGAAACATATAGCTCTGGTGCGCATTTATCAGAAATTCGTGGCGGTGGAACGATGATTCATCCTCGCGAGTATAGTGAGGAACGAAAAGAAGACTTCTTATTCGATATGAATGGAAGAGCCATTTTTAAACTATCTTCTAAGTATTTGTTGAAGTTTATCGACAAGCTACTTATGGATACTGGTTATTCCCTGGCCGATATTGATTTAATTGTTCCCCACCAAGCGAGTGGACCAGCTATGAGACTCATTCGTAAAAAACTAGGGGTTGAGGAAGAGCGCTTTATGACCATTTTTGAAGACTACGGTAATATGATTTCCGCATCTATTCCAGTCGCTCTTTTCGAAGCGATTAAGCAAAAGAAAGTGCAACGTGGAAATAAAATACTATTACTAGGTACTTCTGCAGGACTTTCTATCGGGGGCATCCTTCTTGAATACTAA
- a CDS encoding class I SAM-dependent methyltransferase produces the protein MCVKKGESSITSLVSAFGRAYHSEFDSPKIFDDYVAKEFISQKERNDIETNMVQGIQFFNTDIAQQFQDNPQEILKWITQVQLSPTPLARAAYCERVLLHEIALGAKQYVILGAGLDTFSFRHRELENEIEIFEVDHPSTQRFKKERIKEAELEIPNNLHFISMDFTKGFSSEQLRNEGFENKKTFFSLLGVTYYLTKEELSRLIERLFAMVPEGSSIVFDYPDENLFKEKGLSNRVENMVKMAAVGGEPMKSCFSYNEMEALLEKAGLLIFEHLSPEDINKLYFEGRNDYLKAFETVHYVHAVKK, from the coding sequence ATGTGCGTGAAAAAAGGTGAATCAAGTATAACGTCGCTAGTATCGGCTTTCGGAAGGGCATATCACAGTGAATTTGATAGTCCGAAAATATTTGATGATTATGTAGCTAAAGAGTTCATTTCACAAAAAGAACGTAACGATATTGAAACAAATATGGTTCAAGGAATACAGTTTTTTAATACAGACATTGCACAGCAGTTTCAAGACAATCCACAAGAAATATTAAAATGGATTACACAAGTTCAATTATCACCAACACCTTTGGCACGTGCGGCATATTGTGAAAGAGTATTACTACATGAAATTGCATTAGGTGCAAAACAATACGTCATACTCGGTGCAGGCTTGGACACGTTCAGTTTCAGACATCGAGAATTAGAGAATGAAATAGAAATATTTGAAGTGGATCATCCTTCTACACAAAGATTTAAGAAGGAGAGAATAAAAGAAGCAGAACTTGAAATTCCAAACAACCTTCATTTTATTTCGATGGATTTCACGAAAGGATTTTCCAGTGAACAGTTACGGAATGAAGGATTTGAAAATAAAAAGACTTTCTTTAGCCTATTAGGTGTTACGTACTATTTAACGAAAGAGGAGTTATCTAGGTTAATAGAACGTTTATTTGCGATGGTTCCAGAGGGGAGTTCTATCGTATTCGATTATCCGGATGAAAACTTATTTAAGGAAAAAGGATTGTCCAATCGAGTTGAAAATATGGTGAAAATGGCTGCAGTAGGTGGAGAACCGATGAAATCGTGTTTTTCTTATAACGAAATGGAAGCACTGTTAGAAAAGGCGGGCTTACTCATTTTTGAGCATTTATCGCCAGAAGACATAAATAAATTATATTTTGAAGGACGAAACGATTATTTAAAAGCTTTCGAGACGGTGCATTATGTGCATGCGGTGAAGAAGTAG
- a CDS encoding ATP-binding protein — protein MEANMKRFVILTIGKTHSGKTTFAKELEKELPHSFVMDQDNQAEFINMHYEKLQPAEGANTFKHGLSKFIVDYAKEHTSLHLIICNSNRSRNGRMYLLNELFQKEEYVRILIHFDIPDDVLYERVARSTRSTNIFRGGYSNFKEVLDRQQSESLHEDVVDPIENEADYLFVIRNSKDVNSTIKEIVHLAKDLSPTPK, from the coding sequence ATGGAGGCCAATATGAAACGATTCGTCATTCTTACAATAGGAAAAACACACAGCGGAAAAACTACATTTGCTAAAGAACTAGAAAAAGAGTTACCTCACTCTTTCGTTATGGATCAAGATAACCAAGCTGAATTTATTAACATGCATTATGAAAAGTTACAACCAGCTGAAGGCGCTAATACATTTAAACATGGTCTTTCGAAATTCATTGTTGATTATGCAAAAGAACATACGAGTTTACATCTTATTATTTGCAACTCAAATAGAAGTCGAAATGGCCGGATGTATTTGCTAAATGAATTGTTTCAGAAAGAGGAATATGTACGTATACTCATTCATTTTGACATTCCAGATGATGTCCTTTACGAAAGAGTAGCTCGAAGCACACGAAGTACGAATATTTTTAGAGGTGGATATTCTAATTTCAAGGAAGTACTCGATCGACAACAGTCTGAATCACTACATGAAGATGTGGTTGATCCGATAGAAAACGAGGCGGATTATTTGTTTGTTATTCGTAATAGTAAGGATGTAAACTCTACTATAAAAGAAATTGTTCATCTAGCTAAAGATTTGTCCCCTACTCCAAAATAA
- a CDS encoding LPXTG cell wall anchor domain-containing protein has translation MKTKQTIAASTLALAMIAGANSAHAEVTDATPQQSTGDRLAEIKQHKQELDAKLQQHKENVDQTLNELNKVKENVDTKVNELHERKQVADEKINEIKQRKEELDAKLQQDKQIAEDKIDEIKEHKKQVEDKVAEVKEHKQNIDNKVNEIKEQKQTVDEKVNEMKQHKENIDQKVNELKEVKKQVDEKLAELKKAKQTAEDKLAELKENKPHTGNTLEELKKIKGNLDSLSANLELAKQDVKNKLAELQKAREDLLNKINEIKQAKQTVSDDLTKKKQDLDIKINDFKHTEKKIEDKLAEVHTTKQNVDNKINEVSQAKQPETKTGTTNTNNNARELPNAGSEQSNNMALGMLSVLGGVLLITRNKIKALFSK, from the coding sequence ATGAAAACAAAACAAACAATTGCTGCGTCTACACTAGCTTTAGCAATGATTGCTGGCGCAAACTCTGCTCATGCAGAAGTAACTGATGCTACTCCTCAGCAAAGCACGGGAGATCGATTAGCTGAAATTAAGCAACACAAACAAGAGCTAGATGCGAAATTGCAGCAACACAAAGAAAACGTGGATCAAACATTAAATGAACTTAACAAAGTTAAGGAAAATGTTGATACGAAGGTGAATGAACTACACGAGCGTAAACAAGTTGCTGATGAAAAAATTAACGAAATAAAACAACGTAAAGAAGAGTTAGATGCAAAACTTCAGCAAGACAAGCAAATCGCCGAAGATAAAATCGATGAAATAAAAGAGCATAAAAAACAAGTAGAAGATAAAGTTGCTGAAGTGAAAGAACATAAGCAAAATATCGATAACAAAGTGAATGAAATTAAAGAACAGAAACAAACTGTCGATGAAAAAGTGAATGAAATGAAGCAACATAAAGAGAACATTGATCAAAAGGTTAATGAACTTAAGGAAGTTAAAAAACAGGTAGATGAAAAATTAGCTGAGTTAAAGAAAGCAAAACAAACTGCTGAGGACAAACTTGCTGAGTTAAAAGAAAATAAGCCGCATACTGGGAACACGTTAGAGGAACTTAAGAAAATTAAAGGCAATTTAGATAGTCTTTCCGCTAACTTAGAACTAGCGAAACAAGATGTAAAAAACAAACTAGCTGAATTACAAAAAGCTAGAGAAGATTTACTAAATAAAATTAACGAAATTAAACAAGCGAAACAAACTGTTTCAGATGATTTAACAAAGAAAAAACAAGACTTAGATATTAAAATTAACGACTTTAAACATACTGAGAAAAAAATTGAGGACAAATTAGCTGAGGTACATACTACGAAGCAAAATGTAGATAACAAAATTAATGAAGTATCTCAAGCGAAACAACCAGAAACAAAAACTGGTACTACAAACACAAACAATAACGCTAGAGAACTTCCTAACGCTGGTAGTGAGCAATCAAACAATATGGCTTTAGGTATGTTATCTGTCTTAGGCGGCGTTTTATTAATTACACGAAATAAAATTAAAGCGTTATTCTCAAAATAA
- a CDS encoding ABC transporter ATP-binding protein: protein MTSLLKLDRVSKVYGEGNTEVTALHPMSLDVKAGEFIGIVGPSGSGKSTLLSIAGALLSPSKGDIYIREQNITKLSEKEMTDIRLKKIGFIFQFANLVPYLNVKEQLLYIAKLKKESKQESEKRADHLLAAFGLGERKNHYPNQLSGGEKQRVAIARAFMNNPDLILADEPTASLDSKRAREVVEMMKREVKESQKAAIMITHDERMLDVCDRILTLRDGKLI from the coding sequence ATGACTTCATTATTAAAATTAGACAGAGTAAGTAAAGTGTACGGAGAAGGAAATACGGAAGTAACAGCCCTTCATCCGATGTCGCTTGATGTGAAAGCTGGAGAGTTTATCGGAATCGTCGGTCCTTCTGGATCTGGGAAAAGTACGTTGTTATCAATCGCGGGTGCTTTATTATCACCGTCAAAAGGGGATATTTACATTCGTGAACAAAATATTACGAAGCTATCAGAAAAGGAAATGACGGACATTCGTTTGAAAAAAATCGGCTTCATTTTCCAATTCGCAAATCTTGTTCCATATTTAAATGTAAAAGAACAATTGCTTTACATTGCAAAGTTAAAAAAAGAAAGTAAACAAGAATCAGAAAAGCGTGCGGATCATTTATTAGCGGCATTTGGATTAGGCGAAAGAAAAAATCATTATCCCAATCAACTATCTGGCGGGGAAAAACAAAGGGTAGCAATCGCTCGTGCGTTCATGAACAATCCGGATTTAATATTAGCGGATGAACCAACGGCAAGCTTAGACTCAAAACGTGCACGTGAAGTTGTAGAAATGATGAAACGTGAAGTGAAAGAGAGCCAAAAAGCAGCAATTATGATTACGCATGATGAAAGAATGCTTGATGTATGCGATCGTATATTGACGCTAAGAGATGGGAAGTTAATATAA
- a CDS encoding ABC transporter permease has product MFLALRELKQSKLRYGLIGLIMVLLSFLVLVISGLANGLSYDNASSIQNMEANKFVLADDAENKLLRSQIKKDDVDNVVNQVGEKEAVPFRVKVSTYEKKDSSKKVDVAIFSSERDSFLEPNIVKGEKLGTANNEMVADESIKEKGIDIGDTIIDPVSKKEFKIVGFTKDQMFSHTPVVYVNEDVWGAISQPNQKDYSAIALNTDKEIKNAHVIDKKEVLQSIPGFKEEQGTLTMIIAFLLVIAALLIGVFFYVITLQKTQQLGVLKAIGTKNSYLANSLVVQALFLSVVAMVISIVLVQGLEQILPAGMPFLLTTPMIAQYAAIFIVISILGTLISLYQVLKVDALEAIGGGM; this is encoded by the coding sequence ATGTTTTTAGCTCTGCGTGAATTAAAACAATCAAAATTACGATACGGATTAATCGGACTGATTATGGTGTTATTATCATTTTTAGTTCTTGTTATTTCAGGATTAGCAAATGGACTATCATATGATAATGCTTCATCGATTCAAAATATGGAGGCAAATAAGTTCGTTTTAGCAGATGATGCAGAAAATAAATTACTTCGTTCACAAATTAAGAAAGACGATGTTGATAACGTAGTAAATCAAGTAGGCGAGAAAGAGGCTGTTCCGTTTCGTGTAAAAGTTTCAACGTATGAAAAGAAAGATAGTTCGAAAAAGGTTGATGTTGCTATTTTCTCAAGTGAACGTGATTCATTTTTAGAACCGAACATTGTAAAAGGTGAGAAATTAGGCACAGCAAATAATGAAATGGTTGCTGACGAATCAATTAAAGAAAAAGGAATTGATATTGGAGATACAATTATTGATCCTGTTTCAAAGAAAGAATTTAAAATTGTTGGATTTACAAAAGATCAAATGTTTAGCCATACACCAGTCGTTTATGTAAATGAAGACGTATGGGGCGCTATTTCACAACCAAATCAAAAAGATTATAGTGCAATTGCACTTAACACAGATAAAGAGATTAAAAATGCACACGTAATTGACAAAAAAGAAGTACTGCAAAGTATTCCAGGATTTAAAGAAGAGCAAGGGACATTAACGATGATCATTGCATTCTTATTAGTTATCGCTGCGTTATTAATTGGTGTATTCTTCTACGTCATTACACTGCAAAAAACACAGCAATTAGGCGTATTAAAAGCAATTGGTACGAAGAACTCTTATTTAGCAAATAGCTTAGTCGTACAGGCGTTATTCTTATCAGTCGTTGCGATGGTAATCAGTATTGTTCTTGTACAAGGATTAGAACAAATTTTACCGGCAGGTATGCCATTCTTATTAACAACACCGATGATTGCACAATATGCAGCAATCTTTATCGTAATTAGTATTTTAGGAACACTTATTTCGTTATACCAAGTATTAAAAGTTGATGCGCTAGAAGCAATTGGAGGCGGGATGTAA
- a CDS encoding ArsR/SmtB family transcription factor, with protein MKPMLTLTTYSQLKAISDPLRVEMMMRLCERPYTGQLLSEKFGIPRAKIHYHLKELEKNGFIEIVYTEEKNGIIQKFYQSVARSFTPAADLLPHLEMLSESGRQIFLQMTERTKSHILAAPEEAFTLRKVSEDPAEWNYVSSCWEFDATPEQFQVWVKKFHELMAELNDIAKDADKDPNSKSYYISTTALQIDERAIQRFVKKEEKS; from the coding sequence TTGAAGCCCATGTTAACACTCACTACTTATAGCCAACTAAAAGCAATAAGCGATCCACTACGTGTCGAAATGATGATGCGTCTATGCGAACGCCCTTATACAGGACAATTACTATCTGAGAAATTCGGCATTCCAAGGGCGAAAATTCATTATCATTTAAAAGAATTAGAAAAGAATGGTTTTATAGAAATTGTTTATACAGAAGAAAAGAATGGCATCATTCAAAAGTTTTATCAATCTGTCGCTAGAAGCTTCACCCCTGCCGCAGATTTATTACCTCATTTAGAAATGTTAAGCGAATCAGGTCGCCAAATCTTTTTACAAATGACGGAAAGAACGAAAAGCCATATTCTCGCTGCACCAGAAGAAGCTTTTACATTACGAAAAGTAAGCGAAGATCCAGCTGAGTGGAATTACGTTTCATCTTGCTGGGAATTTGATGCTACGCCAGAACAATTTCAAGTGTGGGTGAAAAAGTTTCATGAATTGATGGCTGAATTAAATGATATCGCAAAAGATGCGGATAAAGATCCAAATAGTAAATCTTATTACATTTCTACTACTGCACTACAAATCGACGAACGAGCAATACAGCGATTTGTGAAAAAAGAAGAAAAATCGTAA
- a CDS encoding MFS transporter, whose product MDILKNRNFLLLFLGRIFTNIGDSLYYVAAMWLVYKLSGNPFYSGLAGFLTLLPSALQFLTGPFVDRWSIKNTLVITQVLQCILILIIPITHYFDLLTVQLLLIIMPIVAFIEQFAYPAQSKALPLLLHKTQLLKGNSLFSFAYQGIDLICTMLSGILVALFGAITLYVIDSFTFAITALLFFSLKMPKQAETNTSLSTKQYFSDLKEGFSIVFRSLMGVFLIGTVVANFSIGMTMAILPSFADSLGGVKSYGFFLAAISAGSLIGALFSSWVGKRNVGRVSIISFTTGAIFWFLSTIVPFQWLSIFLFGLAWIPIGATNILFATISQMVIPNQYIGRINSVMRSMGTIAMPFGSLIGGYAANVFSSQLIFALASIGILFISLVWLLHPKLRALPKADEITADTFGVRFKIEHGKGAAL is encoded by the coding sequence GTGGACATATTAAAAAACCGGAATTTCCTCTTATTATTTTTAGGGAGAATTTTTACAAACATAGGAGATAGTTTGTATTATGTAGCCGCGATGTGGCTCGTATATAAGCTGAGTGGTAATCCTTTTTATTCTGGATTGGCTGGTTTTCTTACATTATTACCTTCTGCACTTCAATTTCTTACCGGGCCATTTGTTGATAGATGGTCAATAAAAAACACCCTCGTCATCACACAAGTTTTGCAATGCATTCTTATTTTAATCATTCCTATTACACACTACTTCGATCTATTAACCGTTCAACTACTACTCATCATCATGCCCATCGTAGCCTTTATCGAACAATTCGCCTATCCCGCACAATCAAAAGCTTTACCACTTCTACTGCATAAAACACAATTATTAAAAGGAAATTCACTCTTTTCATTTGCATATCAAGGCATTGATTTAATTTGTACGATGCTTTCTGGCATATTAGTAGCACTATTTGGCGCAATCACTTTATATGTAATCGACTCTTTTACATTCGCGATTACTGCCCTTTTGTTCTTTTCATTAAAAATGCCAAAGCAAGCAGAAACCAATACATCCCTATCAACTAAACAATATTTCTCTGATTTAAAAGAAGGTTTTTCGATCGTCTTCCGTTCATTAATGGGCGTATTCTTAATTGGTACCGTTGTCGCTAATTTTTCAATTGGTATGACGATGGCAATACTCCCTTCTTTCGCTGACTCTTTAGGAGGTGTGAAATCATACGGCTTCTTCTTAGCTGCTATATCAGCAGGTAGTCTTATCGGTGCATTATTCAGTTCATGGGTTGGCAAACGGAATGTTGGTCGTGTCTCTATTATTAGCTTTACAACTGGCGCTATCTTTTGGTTTCTCTCTACGATCGTACCATTTCAATGGCTATCTATTTTCTTATTCGGCCTAGCTTGGATTCCAATTGGTGCCACGAACATATTATTTGCGACAATTAGCCAAATGGTAATCCCAAATCAATATATCGGACGCATCAATTCAGTCATGCGAAGTATGGGCACAATTGCTATGCCATTCGGCTCTTTAATTGGTGGATACGCCGCAAATGTATTTAGTAGCCAACTCATTTTCGCGCTCGCTAGCATCGGGATTTTATTTATTTCTCTCGTATGGCTACTTCATCCGAAATTACGAGCATTGCCGAAAGCTGATGAAATTACAGCGGATACTTTTGGAGTGCGGTTTAAAATTGAGCACGGGAAAGGTGCGGCTTTATAG
- a CDS encoding DinB family protein, protein MKRTDLLLNVLDSTFDKESWYAPFKHAIEGLTAEQATWKPSGEATNTIWENVNHLIYYKERLAANLEGREWTHNLDGNDTFYLTEQSNDDMEWKKVIERSENAQRNLRQVLSTISEKELEQNSLEGKLLDIMLHDAYHTGQIIQLRKMQGSWPANR, encoded by the coding sequence TTGAAACGAACTGACTTGTTATTAAACGTACTAGATTCAACATTCGATAAAGAGAGTTGGTATGCACCGTTTAAACATGCTATAGAAGGACTTACAGCCGAACAGGCTACGTGGAAACCATCTGGTGAGGCAACGAATACCATTTGGGAGAACGTTAATCATCTTATTTATTACAAAGAGAGGCTTGCTGCAAACTTAGAAGGCCGTGAATGGACACATAATCTCGACGGTAATGACACCTTTTATCTTACTGAACAATCTAATGATGACATGGAATGGAAGAAAGTTATTGAACGTTCTGAAAATGCTCAGCGTAATTTAAGACAGGTATTGAGCACAATTTCTGAAAAAGAGCTTGAACAAAATTCACTTGAGGGAAAATTACTAGATATCATGCTTCATGATGCTTATCATACAGGCCAAATTATTCAATTAAGGAAAATGCAGGGGTCTTGGCCAGCAAATCGATAA
- a CDS encoding sensor histidine kinase, protein MKSLYSRFVFMTVGIMLLSSIIGFLLTNVYYQVKLKPYNSEKILMYAEEVKSLYEKQSEENQEAYLQSIAKLGYEIYIVDDQKNGKRIGNAFRKTTISDDTVHKVLQGETFNGVSTYPTRLFITGFFDNELINSVGVPVQHGDKQYALFIRPDIQQQFGEMRIFLAVLLGFIVLLSIIFIAIAAGYIVRPIRKFTRATQKIASGEYEIELDVKRKDEIGTLSTSFQKMTKSIKELDEMRQEFVSNVSHEFQSPLSSIQGFSKTLQTEKMSVEDRNHYLQIIEGESKRMSSLCKQLLTLASLDKEEKVLQIKEFNLQKQIKDVIFMLEWKWREKDIAVEFDVPDIIIQGDENLLHQVWSNIFTNSIKFSSDGGTIEFFVEELESSIMISISDNGIGMDKEEMDRIFDRFYKVDTARARNVEGSGLGLSIVQKIVELHNGNVSVYSMKGEGTTVQVELPK, encoded by the coding sequence ATGAAATCATTATACTCTAGATTTGTTTTTATGACGGTTGGAATTATGCTACTTAGCAGTATTATCGGTTTTTTATTAACGAATGTGTACTATCAAGTGAAGTTAAAGCCGTACAATAGTGAAAAGATTTTAATGTATGCGGAAGAAGTAAAATCGTTATATGAAAAGCAAAGTGAAGAAAATCAAGAGGCATACTTACAGTCTATTGCGAAGCTAGGATATGAAATTTATATTGTCGATGATCAAAAGAATGGAAAGCGTATCGGTAATGCATTTCGTAAAACGACAATAAGTGATGATACCGTTCATAAAGTATTGCAAGGAGAAACGTTTAACGGTGTTTCTACGTATCCAACGCGCCTTTTCATTACAGGATTTTTCGATAATGAATTAATTAATAGTGTCGGGGTCCCGGTACAACACGGTGATAAACAGTACGCCTTATTCATTCGCCCTGACATTCAGCAACAATTTGGTGAGATGCGAATTTTCTTAGCGGTATTACTTGGGTTTATCGTACTATTAAGTATTATCTTTATCGCAATCGCAGCAGGTTATATCGTTCGTCCTATTCGTAAATTTACAAGGGCTACGCAAAAAATTGCGAGTGGGGAATATGAAATTGAATTAGACGTAAAACGAAAAGATGAAATAGGGACGTTATCTACAAGCTTCCAAAAGATGACGAAAAGTATTAAAGAACTAGATGAGATGAGGCAAGAATTCGTTTCGAATGTTTCACACGAATTTCAATCGCCGCTTTCTTCTATACAAGGGTTTTCGAAAACATTGCAAACAGAAAAGATGAGCGTGGAAGACAGAAATCACTATTTACAAATTATTGAGGGCGAAAGTAAGCGAATGTCTAGTTTATGTAAACAGTTACTTACGCTAGCGTCATTAGATAAAGAAGAGAAAGTGTTGCAAATAAAAGAATTCAATCTACAAAAGCAAATTAAAGACGTCATTTTTATGCTCGAATGGAAATGGCGTGAAAAAGACATCGCCGTTGAATTTGATGTGCCGGATATTATAATACAAGGTGATGAAAACTTACTTCATCAAGTATGGAGTAACATCTTTACGAATAGCATTAAGTTTTCAAGCGACGGAGGGACCATTGAGTTTTTTGTCGAAGAGTTAGAGTCTAGTATCATGATTTCTATATCAGACAACGGAATTGGTATGGATAAAGAAGAAATGGACCGTATATTTGATCGTTTTTATAAAGTGGATACTGCAAGAGCGAGAAACGTAGAAGGTAGTGGCTTAGGATTATCCATCGTGCAGAAAATTGTGGAACTGCATAACGGAAACGTTTCAGTGTATAGTATGAAAGGAGAAGGGACGACTGTTCAGGTGGAGCTTCCGAAATAG